aaacaagtttatgagtttgaacatcaaatatgttgtctttgtagcatattcaactgaatatggcttgaaaaggatttgcaaatcattgtattctgtttatatttacatctaacacaatgtgtgTGTCAGGTATTGGGAGGCTGTGCTGGAGCTGCTGTGGCCTCGCTTTGAGCTCATCCTGGAAATGAACATCCATAGCATCAGAAACACAGACCCTCAGAAACTGGGAGTGCTGGACACCAGGCcgcactatgtaggtctcagacacacacacacacacacacacacacacacttatgccGCGTGTCCTTCCAGATCACACGTCGCTATGCCGAGTTCTCGTCGGCCATGGTCAGCATCAACCAGACCTTCCCCAATGAGAGGACCAACGCTCTGCTGGCTCAGCTGCAGGTAACATGCCGCCTCCTGTGTCCACCAATCAGCGCACTTCACTGTGTCTAGCTCCGCCCATCAGCAGTGTCGCCCTCATTTTTCATTGGTGGGGGAGCAAGAGAGAAGATAGGACAGGTGGGAGAACAAAGCCACCTGTCCTATCTTCTCTCGTGTACTACCACCTGTCCTATCTTCTCTCTTGTACTACCACATGTCCTATCTTCTCTCTTGTACTACCACCTGTCCTATCTTCTCTCGTGTACTACCACCTGTCCTATCTTCTCTCTTGTACTACCACATGTCCTATCTTCTCTCTTGTACTACCACCTGTCCTATCTTCTCTCGTGTACTACCACCTGTCCTATCTTCTCTCTTGTACTACCACATGTCCTATCTTCTCTCTTGTACTACCACCTGTCCTATCTTCTCTCGTGTACTACCACCTGTCCTATCTTCTCTCTTGTACTACCACATGTCCTAACTTCTCCTTTGAACTACCACCTGTCCTATCTTCTCCCTTGATCTACCCACCTGTCCTACCTTCTCTTTTTATCTACCAGCTGTCCTATCTTCTCTCCTGATCTACCCACCTGTCCTACCTTCTCTTTTGATCTACCACCTGTCCTATCTTCTCTCTTGTACTACCAACTGTCCTATTTTCTCTTTTGATCTACCACCTGTCCTATATTCTCCTTTGAACTACCACCTGTCCTATCTTCTCTCTTGATCTACCATCGGTCTTATCCTCTCTATTGGTCTACCCACCTGTCCTATCTCCTCTCTTGATCTACCACCTGTCCTATCTTCTCTCGTGTACTACCCACCTGTCCTACCTTCTCTTTTTATCTACCAGCTGTCATATCTTCTCACCTGATCTACCCACCTGTCCTACCTTCTCTTTTGAACTACCACCTGTCCTATTTTCTCTTTTGATCTACCACCTGTTCTATCTTCTCTCTTGTACTACCAACTGTCCTATTTTCTCTTCTGATCTACCACCTGTCCTATCTTCTCTTTTAATCTACCACCTGTCCTAGCTTCTCCCTTGATCTACCCACCTGTCCTACCTTCTCTTTTTATCTACCAGCTGTCCTATCTTCTCTCCTGAGCTACCCACCTGTCCTACCTTCTCTTTTGAGCTACCACCTGTCCTATTTTCTCTTTTGATCTACCACCTGTCCTATCTTCTCTCTTGTACTACCAACTGTCCTATTTTCTCTTTTGATCTACCACCTGTCCTATATTCTCCTTTGACTACCACCTGTCCTATCTTCTCTCTTGATCTACCATCGGTCTTATCCTCTCTATTGGTCTACCCACCTGTCCTATCTCCTCTCTTGATCTACCACCTGTCCTATCTTCTCTCGTGTACTACCCACCTGTCCTACCTTCTCTTTTTATCTACCAGCTGTCATATCTTCTCACCTGATCTACCCACCTGTCCTACCTTCTCTTTTGAACTACCACCTGTCCTATTTTCTCTTTTGATCTACCACCTGTTCTATCTTCTCTCTTGTACTACCAACTGTCCTATTTTCTCTTTTGATCTACCACCTGTCCTATCTTCTCTTTTAATCTACCACCTGTCCTAGCTTCTCTCTTGATCTACCCACCTGTCCTATCTTCTCCTTTGGACTACCACCTGTCCTATCTTCTCTCTTGATCTACCCACCAGTCATAACTTCTCCTTTGAACTACCACCTGTCCTATCTTCTCTCTTGATCTACCATCTGTCCTATCTTCTCTCGTGTACTACCCACCTGTCCTATCTTCTCCCTTGTTCTACCCACCTGTCCTATCTTCACTCGTGTACTACCCACCTGTCCTATCTCCTCTCTTGATCTACCACCTGTCCTATCTTCTCTCGTGTACTACCCACCTGTCCTACCTTCTCTTTTGAACTACCACCTGTCCTATTTTCTCTTTTGATCTACCACCTATCCTACCTTCTATTTTGAGCCACCACCTGTCCTATTTTCTCTCTTTATCTACCACCTGTCCTATCTTCTCTTTTGATCTACCACCTGTCCTATCTTCTCTCTTTACCTACCACCTGTTCTATCTTCTCTCTTTATTTAACACCTGTCCTATCTTCTCTCTTTGACTATCACCTGTCATATCTTCTCTCTTTGATTATCACCTGTCATATCTTCTCTCTTTGATTATCACCTGTCATATCTTCTATCCTGAAGAGACAAAATAGGATGGGTAGTAGATCAAGAGAGGAGACAGGACCGGTGGTACTTAAAGAGATAAGATAGGACAGGTGGTACTTAAAGAGATAAGATAGGACAGGTGGTAGTACAAGTGAGAGGAGATAGGACAGATGGTAGTACAAGTGAGATAAGATAGGACAGGTGGTAGTACAAGTGAGATAAGATAGGACAGATGGTAGTACAAGTGAGATAAGATAGGACAGATGGTAGTACAAGTGAGATATGATAGGACAGATGGTAGTACAAGTGAGAGGAGATAGGACAGATGGTAGTACAAGTGAGATAAGATAGGACAGGTGGTAGTACAAGTGAGATAAGATAGGACAGACAACAGTAATAATGGTTGACAAGAAGATGATTATTGGCGCTaacttgatgatgatgatgatgaagagtaGGCAGACTTTCAGTGAAGTCTTCTTCTCCCTGATTGGTTGGATGCTGCCATGTGACTTCCAGGTGGAGGTGGAGAACTTTGTGCTGAAGATGGCGGCCGAGTTCCCCTCCAGGAGAGAGCAGCTTATCTTCCTCATCAACAACTACGACATGATGCTCAGCGTCCTCATGGTAAGCCCCACCCCCCTGCCCCCCCACCCCTGCCCCGCCCTCCCAAACACCTGACGCCGCTGCCTTTGTCCAGGAGAGGGCGGCAGACGACAGCAAGGAGGTGGAAGGTTTCCAGCAGCTGCTGCTGGCCAGGACGCAGGTAggaagcttttattgtgaaatgctGGTGTTGCTTCctggactctctctctctctctctctcgcccacTCAGGAGTTTATTGAAGAGATTCTGTCAGCGCCCTTCGGAGGCATGATCTCTTTTGTGAAGGAGGCCGAGGCGCTCATGGAGACCGGGCATCTGGAGCGACTGAAGAACGAGGAAGGTGAGCAGCCTCCCTTTTAGTCCCTAAAACACACCACcgcttttaaagttaaagttcatctaggtgtggcgaaattattccctgcatttcagtgagtcccatttttatggtctttggtatgactcggccgggatttgaactcacaacctaccgatctcagggcggacactctacccactaggccaccgagtaggttTTTTTTAAAACCGTGGTGGATGTAAGAAAGTACAAAATGGAGTCAAACTACTGCCCAAATGCCACCAAAAAAACACAAAGAGGGGAAACTTACAGGTTGAGCTTGTTTACCCTCCCGGGTGTGCGCCATTTTACTCCCCACCCTGCTTTTTCTTGATTTTTGGAGGACGGCACCATGCGCAAGTAGCTACTGCTATGTTACTGCCAAGAGTTTCACTGGAAGAaaatactgttttgtttttttaacttgcagAGAATAGTTTTTATACTCACTAATCATATTTTTACTTgcataaaatagtttttatactcaCTAATCCTTTTTTTACTGtcataaaatagtttttatactcaCTAATCCTTTTTTTACTTgcataaaatagtttttatactcaCTAATCCTTTTCTACTTgcataaaatagtttttatactcactagtcatttttttacttgcataaaACAGTTTTTATACTCACAAAGCGATTTTTTTCAGTtggaaatttgttttattttttcatttgtagaaaatagtttttatactcaCTAATCATTTTTTACTTgcataaaatagtttttatactcaCTAATCCTTTTTTGCTGTCATAAAATAGTTTGTATACGCACTAATCCTTTTTTTACTTgcataaaatagtttttatacccACTAATCCTTTTTTACTGgcataaaatagtttttatacctACTAATCCTTTTTTACtgtcataaaataatttttatacttactaatctttttttttactcttttagttgaataaaatagtttttatactcaCTAATTCTTTTTTACTTgcataaaatagtttttatactcaCTGATCCTTTTTTTACTTacataaaatagtttttataatCACTAATCCTTTTTTACTTGCATAAAAGTTTTTATACTCACTAatcctttttttatttgcatGAAATAGTTTTTATACTCACTAATCCTTTTTTACTTgcataaaatagtttttatactcaCTAATCCTTTTTTACTGtcataaaatagtttttatacttacTAATCTTTTTTTCACTCTTTTACTTgcataaaatagtttttatactcaCTAATccatttttttacttgcagacaATTGTTTTTATACCCACTAATCCTGTTTTATTgcacaaaatagtttttatactcaCTAATCCTGTTTTAACTttcagaaaattgttttttttttaccagtgaatcatttttttaattgcagaaaatagtttttatactcaCTAATTGTTTCTATAGTCActaatcgcttttttttttaacccatgaATCGTTTCATTtaattgcagaaaattgtttttattcgtGCAAGTgtgtttttaattgaagaaaattgtttaaaTACcggcaaatacttattttaattgaagaaaaaagaaaaattgttttgtttttgtacttgcagaaaatgttttttttttttttacttgtgaatcgTTTCATTGAAgagaaatgttttatatatatatatatatatatatatggggcggtatagcttggttggtagagtggccgtgccagcaacttgagggttgcaggtttgattcccgcttccgccatcctagccactgccgttgtgtccttgggcaagacactttacccacctgctcccagtgccacccacactggtttaaatgtaacttagatattgggtgtcactatgtaaagcgctttgagtcactagagaaaagcgctatataaatataattcaccaaaaaaattcacaattacttgttttttttttgcgaatcgTTTTCTTACTtgcagaaatgtgttttttttaagacttttttttaacttgcaaatcgttttttcaaCTGAAGAAAATTTTGTcatttatttgcaaatctttggacgtgagtaaatatatttttgtggagttttggcagtaattacCCCCATACAAATGTCCCTGCACACAGCACTGTGGTCAAGTGTACCGGAATAAGTCTACTTCCTGTCTGCCGTTACAAAATAAGGGCGTGAGAAAACTagcctacatatatatgtattattatcatattgaGCTAAAGGAACAATACAACAATTATTTAGTTTTCAAATGGTCTTGTTCAACTTCAAACTGCTCAATGTTGTTTGTGGTGAGGAGAACAGATAAAGTGGGTTAATATTTTAAGGACATTGTTATTATTGAAGTGATTAATGGACTTAGAACATGTAAACATTTGGTAAACTGGCACAGCGCTGTAATCCATACACAGCTAATATACGACACATATAAACCCAATAAACCCCGTCTAAGTCACAGCAATAACGAAGCTTTGTGTTGTGGTGCTCAGCTCGGATCTGCCAGCTGGTCCGAGGCTTCTCCGGCTCCTGGAAGCAGTCCGTGGAGGCCATGAGTCAGGACGTCATGCGCTCCTTCACCAACTTCAAGAACGGAACCAGCATCATCCAGGTGAGCgctgcataataataataataataataataagtactgacacagggaactgattcCACCTTAAATCAGAGACATTCAAAAGATCCTCACAGGGTTGACCAGTGATCACTTCAAAATAAAGTTGTCAAGGAAAAAAGCAAACTTGTTTTGTTGCAATAATAGAAAGGGGTAAAAGTCATTGAGACAACAAAAATATGGCTAACTTGAATAAGTTATTAAGGCAAAGTAAACATTTGATATATCTTCCTGGAAATGTACATTGCATTAACCCTCCAacctaggggtgtccaaactttttgactcgtggTCCCACACtgggctgacacacacacacacacacacacacacacacacacacacacagtgtggcaaaaaaagtattaaacagccagcgattgtgcaagttctcccacttcaaatgatgacattggtaggtctatctgtttgctaatagtagctactagccgtacccatgtattttcaatgggcagttagcatcgggttttaatcttGTTTCCTcttatgtttctgctccgattgaatttctttgtatgccAAATATCGGCACCTACCAACCCGGCCCGAGTTTACGTCGTCTGTTTTTCTAGCAAACTCTGTCACAATTGCTCATGTTGACGACGATGCAAAGAAAGTTCCTCAATGCACTTGCCGGCTCCTCCTCTTCCTGCCGCAGGGCGCCCTCACCCAGCTCATCCAGTACTACCACGGCTTCCACAAGGTCCTCAACCAGCCCACGTTCCGCAGCCTGCCGGTCCGCTCGGAGCTCATCAACCTGCACCACCTGATGGTGGAGGTCAAGAAGCACAAGCCCAACTTCTGATCCCCCAACAACAACCACGTGTGCCGTCCCTTTCATGTGCCTGCTGGTTCTTTCAAAGTAAAACTTGTGTTTGAGTCCGAACAGACCTCCTCTGCTACTTGGGCCCCCGGGCACTTGTGTCTTTTCAGCTGTGAGCTCCAGGAGAAGATAAGCTTTCTCGCCGGTGTGGGTCAACATGTGCGTGCCGAGGCCACCCTGTCGGGGGGAGGTTCGTCCCGTTGAGCGAGCAGCCAAAGGGTTTTTCCCGGTCTTGTTGCCCGAGTGCTTCTTCTTGTGCTGCAGCTGAGGCGGCGGTTACTACTTTCAAGTTATGTAGATGCGTATTGTTTAATAACAAGCAAAAACTACAATTCAATATTCATGCGTTTATATTCCAGATAACATACGAGCTTTGtatgaaaaggtaaacaaaaaaaaacgcaatcaaaagcccccccaaaaaataatattaatatatagaTGATCtgttagcacaggggtcgggaacctttttggctgagagagccatggaagccaaatatttagggcccgggagtcctttggcaatggccaaaggacctattgaattttgtgcgttttattattattgttctttattattagggtccttggcccatggcaaaggactccacaggagtcctttgccatgggccaaggaccctattgaaactgctgtgttttattattattccgcacctccgCGCTGTAATctgaccccttaacatgcttcaaaactcaccaaatttgacacacacgtcggtatagcaaaccttcccaacatattaagcaaccaatcccccaaaatgaaaattgcgctctagcgccccctatgaaaaaattacagacaaaactgcatgtaacttctgttaggaatgtcatggcgacatgaaacaaaaactcctatgtaggtctgacttagacccaattttcatacactcacttctttcagcaaaaatctacaggaagttggcaaaaaccccttcaaaataaaattttcgcaaaaaatgccatttttgcctctttgcgctgtaatttgacccctttaaaatgcttcaaaagtcaccaaacttggcgcacatataaggactggcgaatattgcgatctaatgaaaaaaaccaaaccccaaaactcaaaattgcgctctagcgctatttttgaataaaacactgaaaaaactgctcctaggaagaaaacacagacaaaactgcttgtaacttccggtaagaatgtcggagagacatgaaacaaaaacctctatgtaggtctcgcttagacctacatttcatagattgacaacctccaacaaaaatcaacaggaagtttgcaatccccccttcaaaacaaaagttttgtaaaaaccggtcacctttcttcaaacattatctcctctgagtgcttttgttgttttggcttcaaactcgcacaggagagagattgaacccttctgattaaaagtatagaacagagctacataggagtttttgtttcatgtcgctctgacattcctaacagaagttacatgcagttttgtctgtaattttttcctagggggcgctagagcgcaattttcatggGCCAAAGACCCTAATAATTTGGTTGTTTCGGAAATATGGTCATAAATCCGTCACCAAGACCACGGTCACAGCAACGGTAAATTAGCAATTATTTCCATGGAATTTTGAACTATGATGTCAATCCATCATAAAACAGTATTTGTTTCCCCCAGTACTGGCGACGCCCCTTTTGCTTTggttttagtattttttattattgcacATGCTTCATCCAGAGGAAAGTTCTAGCAGCTCATCGGTCCGCCGGCACACTTGTGGCTCAGCAGGTTGACCTTCTGAGTGAAGCCCTTGTCGCACACGGCGCAGCTGAAGGGTTTCTCCCCCGTGTGCGTCCTCATGTGGATCCGCACGTTGCCTTTGACGGAGAAGCTCTTGTCGCAGACGGAGCAGGCGTACGGCTTGTGGCCCGTGTGCACGCGCACGTGCGACGTCATGTTCACGCGCTGGCGGAAGCTCTTGGCGCAGAAGGGACAGGAGAAGGGTTTCTCCCCCGTGTGCCGGCGCGTGTGCGTCTTCAGGTAGTCCTTGCGGGCGAAGGTCTCGCCGCACACGGAGCAGCTGAAGGGTTTCTCCTGCGTGTGCGTCCTGGCGTGCTGCGCCAGCGCCTGGCCGTGGATGAAGCTGCTGCCGCACACCGAACAGCGGAAGGGTTTCTCCCCCGTGTGCGTGCGCATGTGCTTGACCAGGTCGCCTTTCTGCCGGGAGCTTTTCCCGCACACCGAGCACACGTAGGGTTTCTCTCCCGAGTGCGTCTTCTTGTGTCTTTTCAGGCGAAGGGCGTTCAGGAAGCTTTTGCCGCACTCGGAGCAGGTGGTGGATGCCCCGCCCCCTCCGCCACCGGCCGCTCCGGGACTCGTCTCCGGGGCGGGGGCGGCGGCGGCGTCTGAGCGGATCCACTCTTCGTCGCTGCCGTCGCTCTGGAGGTCGGCGGGAGACTGAGCCTCATCCTCTCCGTCCTCCTCGCTCTTCACGGAAACCATGGCAACGtcgtcctcttcctctttgatgtgcgcagactcctcctcttcctcttttccCACAATGACCTGCTGCACTTCCTGTTCACGCTCTAAAACACAGCAAGTACACGTGTGAGTACTCTCCTGACAGTACTACTGCTTACACTCTGTAATATACTGCTGTATAGTCTAGTCCACATTTTTTCATAATCTTATCTAGTTTGGGGTCAAGAGTGAGCTGTAACCTTTGTTACAATTTATAAGTAAATATATTTGTAACCTTTGTGACGAattataagtaaataaatatatttgtaagcTTTTAACAAGTTTTAAATACATATCTGTGGCCTTTGTTACATgttataagtaaataaatatatgtgtaacCATTGTTACAAGCTATAAATACAAATGTGTAACCTTTGTTACAAGTCATAAGTACATACATATTTGTGTAACATTTGTTACAGGTTATAAATATTTTTGTAACCTTTTTAcaagttttaaataaatatttataacaaGTTCTAAGTTAATATTTTTGTAACCTTTGTTAcaagttataaatatataatagTAACATTTGTTACAACTTATaagtaaaatatttttgtccCCTTTGTTAGAAgttataagtaaataaatatgtgTAACCTTTGAGATaagttttaaatacatatttgtgaCCTTTGTAACATGGTATATGTGTAACCATTGTTACAAGctataaatacatatttgtgtAACCTTTGTTACAagttagaaataaataaatatttttgtaaccTTTGTCAcaagttttaaataaatatttataacaaGTTCTAAGTAAATATTTTTGTAACCTTTGTTACAAGTTATAAGCTAATAAATATGTGTAACTTTTGAGATaagttttaaatacatatttgtgaCCTTTGTAACATGGTATATGTGTAACCATTGTTACAAGctataaatacatatttgtgtAACCTTTGTTACAagttagaaataaataaatatttttgtaaccTTTGTTACAAGTTATacgtaaataaatatatttgtaacctTTTTACaagttttaaatacatatttgtgaCCTTTGTTACATGTTATGAGTAAATATGTGTAACCATTGTTACAAGctataaatacatatttgtgtAACCTTTGTTACAAGTTATAAATATTTTTGTAACCTTTTTACAGGTTATAAATGCATATTTGTAACCTTCATTACAAGTTATAAGTAAATGAATATTTTTGTAACCTTTGTTACaaggtataaatatatattagtaaCAGTTAcaactccatccatcttcttccgcttatccgaggtcgggtcgcgg
The window above is part of the Nerophis ophidion isolate RoL-2023_Sa linkage group LG04, RoL_Noph_v1.0, whole genome shotgun sequence genome. Proteins encoded here:
- the LOC133550751 gene encoding zinc finger protein 32-like, translating into MCAVGRLRASVRQRLSAAAEDFLLRLQAEDEGDAWRLPRLRALLSERLAAAADDIVALLEGGGGGGVRADCEPRGRGTTHSPPQSEREQEVQQVIVGKEEEEESAHIKEEEDDVAMVSVKSEEDGEDEAQSPADLQSDGSDEEWIRSDAAAAPAPETSPGAAGGGGGGASTTCSECGKSFLNALRLKRHKKTHSGEKPYVCSVCGKSSRQKGDLVKHMRTHTGEKPFRCSVCGSSFIHGQALAQHARTHTQEKPFSCSVCGETFARKDYLKTHTRRHTGEKPFSCPFCAKSFRQRVNMTSHVRVHTGHKPYACSVCDKSFSVKGNVRIHMRTHTGEKPFSCAVCDKGFTQKVNLLSHKCAGGPMSC